From a single Mycosarcoma maydis chromosome 14, whole genome shotgun sequence genomic region:
- a CDS encoding uncharacterized protein (related to ERP2 - p24 protein involved in membrane trafficking), producing the protein MAAYLSTLVVVFALVLLPVHVSGAALTTIVEPHERLCFYAWVDAAGEKVGFYFAVQSGGHFDIDYSVHDPDQKLIIGGHKERQLDIIFTGNTVGEYTFCFENAMSTVAEKLLDFDITVESEPRLDLPIQPAKLLKEHSAPLEEGIANMDEKLTQITRTQRYFRVRENRNFDTVRSTQSKIFWYSVVESITMVGISIAQVYIVRSLFETGSTKRYRV; encoded by the coding sequence ATGGCGGCGTATCTCAGcacgttggtggtggtgttcGCACTGGTCTTGTTGCCAGTGCACGTCTCGGGAGCGGCTCTGACGACAATCGTCGAACCACACGAACGACTGTGCTTCTACGCATGGGTGGATGCAGCAGGCGAAAAAGTCGGGTTCTACTTTGCCGTGCAATCGGGAGGCCACTTTGATATCGACTACTCGGTGCATGACCCGGACCAGAAACTCATCATCGGCGGCCACAAGGAACGTCAGCTGGACATCATCTTTACCGGCAACACGGTGGGCGAATATACATTCTGCTTCGAAAACGCCATGTCGACAGTAGCCGAAAAACTGCTCGATTTCGACATCACGGTAGAAAGCGAACCGAGACTGGACCTACCCATCCAACCGGCTAAGCTGTTGAAGGAACACAGCGCGCCACTCGAAGAGGGAATTGCCAACATGGACGAAAAGCTTACCCAGATCACTAGGACACAGAGATACTTCCGAGTCAGGGAAAACAGAAACTTCGATACCGTCAGAAGCACCCAGTCCAAGATCTTCTGGTACAGCGTCGTCGAAAGCATAACCATGGtcggcatcagcatcgctcAGGTCTACATTGTCAGGTCGCTCTTCGAAACAGGTTCCACCAAAAGGTATCGCGTCTAA
- a CDS encoding putative methylcrotonoyl-CoA carboxylase biotin carboxylase chain, with amino-acid sequence MSTVRSGVVGRQLGTWSGTDAGVSRGHVQRARGVGERRNASSVDESRLDTRAPRALKRLPAKIVIANRGEIACRIIGTCRRLGISTVAVYSEADAMSQHVKLADEAYCIGPAASSESYLCQEKILAIAQRTHATMVHPGYGFLSENASFAKLLQDSRITFIGPPPSAIDAMGSKSASKDIMLAANVPCVPGYHGLQQDAESLASEADKIGYPVLIKAVKGGGGKGMKIACTRDEFADALSSAQREALKSFGDATVLIEKYLTAPRHVEVQVFADTHGNAVYISERDCSVQRRHQKIIEEAPAPHLDARLRTELGEKAVAAAKAVGYVGAGTVEFILDAQRPQEFYFMEMNTRLQVEHPVTEMVSGLDLVEWQLEVAAGNRLPLLQHELSIQGHAFEARIYAENTDANFLPDTGTLVHVSLPRTTTTTHSNPALIHRDAGQVSSLNDAQAVVRVDTGFVTGDEISVHYDPMIAKLIVKGRDRTEALRIMAHALSQYQVVGPMTNIQFLKNLVRHPKFIAGEVETGFIAKYGEQALFGDPYTSEAELGEAIAQGVVWIYQRDLGATLDDAKRGVWTSDEFVRWQSRTFSVGHKTLGEVQVCVTPTNARADTFHVVIDARDGSQMRYDSLRTHGSTTIAHTASSGSSPPVYTTFLATGVSTSFNLLAPTWFSQTTTASTHMASDLVSSPMPSKIVDCKVKRGDSVKAGQTIVILEAMKTEISLKAPRDAVVESVSAKCKPGGLVAEATVLVTFVAQNDE; translated from the coding sequence ATGTCGACGGTGCGAAGCGGGGTGGTTGGTCGACAGTTGGGCACGTGGAGTGGCACAGATGCTGGTGTGAGCAGGGGTCACGTTCAGCGCGCTCGAGGTGTAGGTGAGCGACGAAACGCTTCCAGTGTGGACGAGTCTCGACTGGATACGCGTGCACCGCGCGCACTGAAGCGGTTGCCAGCCAAGATCGTGATCGCAAATCGCGGAGAGATTGCGTGCCGAATCATCGGCACCTGTCGCCGACTCGGTATCTCGACCGTCGCCGTCTACTCGGAAGCGGATGCCATGTCTCAGCATGTAAAGCTCGCCGATGAGGCGTACTGCATTGGTCCTGCCGCATCCTCGGAATCGTATCTGTGTCAAGAAAAgatcctcgccatcgcaCAACGTACGCATGCAACCATGGTGCATCCTGGCTACGGCTTCCTCTCTGAAAACGCGTCGTTTGCCAAATTGCTCCAAGACTCGCGCATCACGTTCATCGGTCCTCCTCCAAGCGCGATCGATGCAATGGGCTCAAAGAGCGCAAGCAAAGACATCATGTTGGCGGCCAACGTACCGTGCGTGCCTGGATATCACGGTCTCCAACAGGACGCCGAATCGCTTGCGTCCGAGGCAGACAAGATCGGCTACCCGGTCCTCATCAAGGCGGTCAAGGGCGGAGGTGGCAAAGGCATGAAGATCGCCTGTACGCGCGACGAGTTTGCGGATGCGCTCTCGTCCGCGCAGCGTGAAGCGCTCAAGTCGTTCGGAGACGCTACGGTGCTCATCGAGAAATACCTCACTGCTCCACGCCACGTCGAGGTACAGGTGTTTGCAGATACGCACGGCAATGCAGTGTACATCTCAGAACGCGACTGCTCGGTCCAACGTCGTCATCAAAAAATCATTGAAGAAGCGCCCGCCCCGCACCTCGACGCACGCCTGCGAACCGAGTTGGGAGAAAAGGcagttgctgctgccaaagcgGTCGGCTACGTAGGCGCAGGAACGGTCGAGTTTATTCTGGATGCGCAGAGACCGCAAGAGTTCTACTTTATGGAGATGAACACGCGCCTGCAGGTGGAGCACCCGGTAACCGAGATGGTCAGTGGCCTAGATCTGGTCGAATGGCAGCTTGAGGTGGCAGCTGGCAATCGACTGCCTTTGCTGCAGCACGAGCTCAGCATCCAAGGCCACGCATTCGAGGCGAGGATCTATGCGGAAAACACGGATGCCAACTTTCTTCCCGATACAGGTACGCTCGTTCACGTCTCGTTGCCTcgcacgacgacgacgacgcacTCGAACCCGGCGCTCATCCATCGAGATGCTGGCCAAGTGAGTTCGCTCAACGATGCACAAGCCGTCGTCCGCGTCGACACGGGCTTTGTCACGGGCGACGAGATTTCCGTCCACTACGATCCGATGATTGCCAAACTCATCGTCAAAGGTCGTGACCGTACCGAGGCGCTACGCATCATGGCTCATGCACTATCGCAGTACCAGGTGGTGGGACCGATGACCAACATCCAGTTTCTAAAGAACCTCGTGCGACATCCCAAGTTTATCGCCGGTGAGGTGGAGACAGGCTTTATAGCAAAGTACGGAGAGCAGGCGTTGTTTGGCGATCCGTATACGAGCGAGGCTGAGTTGGGCGAGGCGATTGCGCAGGGGGTTGTGTGGATCTACCAGCGCGATCTTGGTGCTACTTTGGACGACGCCAAGCGGGGTGTGTGGACGAGCGATGAGTTTGTTCGTTGGCAGAGCCGCACGTTTTCGGTCGGTCACAAGACGCTGGGGGAGGTGCAGGTCTGCGTGACGCCTACGAATGCACGAGCCGACACGTTTCATGTCGTCATTGACGCCCGCGACGGATCGCAGATGCGGTACGACTCGCTGCGCACACATGGCTCCACCACGATCGCGCACACTGCTTCTTCAGGCTCGTCGCCACCCGTCTACACAACCTTCCTCGCCACCGGCGTCTCGACCAGCTTCAACCTACTCGCGCCCACCTGGTTCTCACAAACGACCACAGCCTCAACGCACATGGCGTCCGACCTAGTCAGCTCGCCTATGCCGAGCAAGATCGTCGATTGCAAAGTCAAGCGCGGCGACTCTGTCAAAGCTGGCCAAACCATCGTCATCCTAGAGGCGATGAAGACAGAGATCTCGCTCAAGGCTCCTAGAGATGCGGTCGTAGAGAGCGTCAGCGCAAAGTGCAAGCCCGGTGGCTTGGTAGCCGAGGCAACTGTGTTGGTAACGTTTGTCGCGCAAAACGACGAGTAG
- a CDS encoding uncharacterized protein (related to COX23 - protein with function in mitochondrial copper homeostasis), whose protein sequence is MSAPYKPTATEASPSSASSYLSSSSPRPSASASASSRAHVDDPSQPQDFVSVMSHKTPSKFTDPCAHAAKLSMKCLDDHAYDRSKCADVFHQYRQCKTAWINQRRQDRLNNRPGAFD, encoded by the coding sequence ATGTCAGCGCCGTACAAGCCAACGGCGACGGAAGCGTCGCCCTCTTCGGCGTCTTCGTAtctgtcgtcgtcgtctccGCGTCcgtctgcgtctgcgtctgcgtcgTCTCGGGCGCATGTGGACGATCCAAGTCAACCGCAGGACTTTGTCAGCGTCATGTCGCACAAGACGCCGTCCAAGTTCACCGACCCTTGCGCACACGCTGCCAAGCTATCGATGAAGTGTCTGGACGACCATGCGTACGATCGCTCGAAATGCGCCGACGTATTCCACCAGTACCGGCAGTGCAAAACCGCGTGGATCAACCAAAGAAGGCAAGACAGGCTCAACAATCGACCCGGTGCATTCGACTAA